Within the Xenopus tropicalis strain Nigerian unplaced genomic scaffold, UCB_Xtro_10.0 Sca1, whole genome shotgun sequence genome, the region agcccctccccctgacactatcttgccttactatacacactgtcccccagttacagcccctacccctgacactatcttgccttactatacacactgtcccccagttacagcccctccccctgacactctcttgccttactatacacactgtcccccagttacagcccctccccctgacactctcttgccttactatacacactgtccccagttacagcccctccccctgacactctcttgccttactatacacactgtccccagttacagcccctccccctgacactctcttgccttactatacacactgtcccacagttacagcccctcccctgacactatcttgccttactatacacactgtccccagttacagcccctccccctgacactctcttgccttactatacacactgtccccagttacagcccctccccctgacactatcttgccttactatacacactgtcccccagttacagcccctccccctgacactatcttgccttactatacacactgtcccccagttacagcccctccccctgacactatcttgccttactatacacactgtcccccagttacagcccctccccctggcactatcttgccttactatacacactgtcccacagttacagcccctccccctgacaccatcttgccttactatacacactgtcccccagttacagcccctccccctgacactctcttgccttactatacacactgtcccccagttacagcccctccccctgacaccatcttgccttacttaaCCACTGTCCCCCCAGTTAGCaccctccccctgacaccatcttgcttactatacacactgtcccccagttacagcccctcccctgacaCTACTTGCTtacatacacactgtcccccagttacagcccccccctgacactatcttgccttactatacacactgtcccccagttacagcccctccccctgacactctcttgccttactatacacactgtcccgctGTTGGTAGAACTGACTGAATATCATTTACATTTAGGGGTGCCCGGCAGGAACTCGGGGCTCACAGCAGCCAAGGGGGATGATGGGAATCCTGGACCCCCTGGGGAACCTGGGCCAATAGGATATAAAGGCCCACAAGGTCCCCCTGGCCCTCTGGGTGAAATGGGGCCAAAAGGAGCAAAGGGCCCAATGGCCAACCTGGCCAATCAGCGCCGCCCCGCCTTCTCCGCCATCAGCCCCCGTATCCAAGGCAACATGGTGCTATTTACTAAGCCCGTTACCAACATGGAAGGCGCCTACAGCGCCGCGGGCAAATACGTCTGCGCCGACCCGGGGTTCTACTACTTCACCTTCCAGGTGGTCTCAGCCGGGGACCTGTGTCTCTACATTGTGCGGAACGGAGCCAGGCTCCTCGGGTTCTGCGACACCAGCACCAAAGCCCAACAGCACCAAGTCAACTCCGGCGCCGCCGTCCTCAGTCTGCGCCATGGCGACCAGGTCTGGATCGAAACCGACGCCCACAGAAAGAACATCGCGACTTCCCCCGACACCACCAGCGTCTTCAGCGGCTTCTTGCTCTTCCCCCACTAACCGCTCCCATTAATGCCCCGTGTGGGGCAGgtccccggggggggggcagctgatTGTGATCATATCTGTATCGTTTGTGCCATTAAATCTAATTACTGGATCATGAGTTTGTATTTACTGATTGGCTGAAGGAGTGGGCGGGGGCAGCGGGGAAAGGGAAACTGCCCCTAGTGGCCacagtgagtgtagcacattgCCAtgggggcagtttattcccagggggcagtttattcccagagggcaGTTTATTCCAGGGGGCAGTTTATTCCagggggcagtttattcccagggggcagtttattcccagggggcagtttattcccagggggcagtttattcccatggggcagtttattccagggggcagtttattcccaagAGGGCAGTTTATTCCAGGGGGCAGTTTTATTCCCagggggcagtttattcccaggggggcagtttattcccagggggcagtttattcccagggGGCAGTTTATTCCAGGGGGCAGATTATTCCCAGGGGGCAGATTATTCCCAGGGGGCAGATTATTCCCAGGGGGCAGTTCTGTATCAGCAAAGTGACTGGCACTTTAACCACAGCCTGTGTCTCTGTATAATAACCAGTCGGTGCCTGAATCCCCATTGGCTTTGGGCACAGTGATTTGGTTATGTTTGGCCCCTATGTGGGAGGGGCATATGGTGCTGtcactctatggtatataagGGATAGAATCAGCCTATGTGTAATtaacaatataattataatagCAAGGGGGAAAGCAAAGTCagccaataaggattcagctaaagtctctccccaagctcaaagtgccagacaggcctgtgattggttggcctgtatgcatgtagggaacaggcagagactagagcaagcaggcaggggaaagaagaatattgggagtcgctccctaagctcagtgacatcagccaagagcagactgagcatgtgcagtagttgggcaaaagatggagagctactgtgggcatcttcaggggcatggggctttatttctatagagctttgggggctTTGgtctggtacaggggctcaaaccccacagctaaacatttctacccatagtcttttttaggctttagtttccctttaagggagAGGTATTTAGACTTTATACtttcaagcccccccccccttgtgtttAGACTTATATAAACATTTACCCCTAGGATATTTTCTCCTGAAttctatatacccccccctcaTGTAAAAAGAGGTAATTTGATCAAATAGAAGCAtatgctctgtataaacaacccccccttCCCTGCAGCTCATTATAGGCAGGTCATTTGCTTTACTGTCTGCACCTCTGCAAACAGTGACtcggcagaaccaggaagtgaggcaggaatgtaaatgtaattgctacagaaagcagcatttgctgaactcctggttgttacatttcaaacaatgttgcaaagggcagtctcccccagcgag harbors:
- the c1qa gene encoding complement C1q subcomponent subunit A; amino-acid sequence: MGAGGWILALLLAGGWCQARCQSDVCLAPDGRDGLPGTPGRDGRAGEKGERGNPGVPGRNSGLTAAKGDDGNPGPPGEPGPIGYKGPQGPPGPLGEMGPKGAKGPMANLANQRRPAFSAISPRIQGNMVLFTKPVTNMEGAYSAAGKYVCADPGFYYFTFQVVSAGDLCLYIVRNGARLLGFCDTSTKAQQHQVNSGAAVLSLRHGDQVWIETDAHRKNIATSPDTTSVFSGFLLFPH